A part of Deltaproteobacteria bacterium genomic DNA contains:
- the bamA gene encoding outer membrane protein assembly factor BamA yields the protein MSFAKTVAIAVALSCLFPPVFSASAQTVTPALKPAKRQVAKPPAAQRPAAKKAAARNANRKSSTAASRLSNVAKVVAAGEGPVVQKIQVKGNKKIETDAVVAKLATKQGSGISGEKLRQDLDVLFKTGFFYDVKIERDNVEGGVQLTYNVVEKPSVVEITFAGNNEIDSTELQTTAAIKPYEVLNMGRIREAVEKIQKLYEDKGYFLARITPKVEPAGKDGLGEEAVKLTFEVQENDKVKVKRITILGNKQIADGKIKGLLQTQEGGFFSFISSSGSYKQDAFDRDVQLINYLYFNEGYVQIKVDRPQVYVTPDKKGIYITIRVEEGERYKVGSIDFAGDLLFPRSELEEATEIDGTGWYQHETLLKDIRTVQAKYGDLGYAYANIIPRTRPRDKDRELDITFEIDKGNKVYFGRINVVGNSKTRDKVVRRELLVQEGELYNETRKRESLDNVKRLGFFDEVNFNSSTPSENQDLMNIDIVVKERNTGSIQVGAGYSTYSSFIFNGQVNQINLMGRGQRLGVSVDMSSNQSLFNFNFTEPYFYDTEWSVGVDAYQSKRTTTEYEETKKGGALRVGYPITRFLRTFLRYKLESAEINLDSDFGDPILFPVPVPGGDPNPQGNPNGVTSSATLTLEYDKRNDRYTPTKGVYTSVSLEYAGLGGDHQFTKGLATGRFYEKIFWDVIFRNNLTYGFIRSNVDGREPPFNELFLLGGANSLRGYNWFSIAKRKRSTKVYNDLIARGFPAETAEIRAWRPFGGKEQLFYQAEFEFPLITEAGIKGVVFYDIGNADDVLALSEFRSDVGFGFRWFSPIGPLRFEWGFPLERRPELEEPAVVFQFAIGSPF from the coding sequence GTGTCTTTCGCTAAAACAGTGGCGATCGCTGTTGCGCTGTCGTGCTTGTTTCCGCCGGTGTTTTCGGCCTCGGCGCAAACAGTGACGCCAGCTTTGAAGCCAGCGAAGCGTCAGGTCGCAAAGCCGCCAGCCGCGCAAAGACCGGCCGCGAAAAAAGCGGCGGCTCGAAATGCAAACCGAAAGAGTTCAACTGCAGCATCGCGCTTGTCGAACGTCGCCAAAGTGGTGGCCGCCGGCGAAGGTCCGGTGGTTCAGAAAATTCAAGTGAAGGGGAATAAGAAAATTGAAACCGATGCGGTTGTTGCGAAGCTCGCAACTAAGCAGGGTTCAGGAATTTCCGGAGAAAAGCTTCGCCAAGATCTGGATGTGCTTTTCAAAACGGGATTTTTCTATGACGTAAAGATCGAGCGGGACAATGTCGAGGGGGGCGTTCAGCTGACCTACAACGTTGTCGAAAAGCCGTCAGTTGTTGAAATCACTTTTGCTGGAAATAATGAAATCGATTCGACGGAGCTTCAGACCACGGCCGCGATAAAACCCTATGAAGTTCTCAACATGGGCCGAATTCGCGAAGCCGTCGAGAAAATTCAAAAGCTTTACGAAGACAAAGGATATTTTCTTGCGCGCATCACGCCGAAGGTCGAACCGGCTGGTAAAGACGGTTTGGGCGAAGAGGCCGTAAAACTGACGTTTGAAGTTCAAGAGAACGACAAAGTGAAAGTGAAGCGGATCACGATTCTCGGAAATAAACAGATAGCGGATGGCAAAATCAAAGGACTCTTGCAGACGCAAGAGGGTGGTTTCTTTAGTTTTATTTCCTCTAGTGGTTCCTATAAACAAGATGCATTCGATCGCGACGTGCAGCTGATCAATTACCTCTATTTCAATGAGGGGTATGTTCAGATCAAAGTTGATCGACCACAGGTCTACGTAACGCCAGACAAAAAAGGCATATACATCACGATCCGAGTGGAAGAGGGCGAGCGCTACAAAGTCGGCTCGATCGACTTCGCTGGCGACTTGCTGTTTCCGCGATCAGAGCTTGAAGAAGCGACAGAAATTGATGGCACCGGCTGGTATCAGCACGAGACGCTGTTGAAAGACATTCGCACCGTTCAAGCAAAGTATGGGGATCTCGGGTACGCCTACGCGAACATTATTCCGCGAACGCGACCGCGCGACAAAGACCGAGAACTCGACATCACTTTTGAGATCGACAAGGGAAACAAAGTCTATTTCGGTCGAATCAACGTTGTCGGAAACTCGAAGACTCGCGACAAAGTTGTTCGACGTGAACTTCTTGTGCAAGAGGGCGAACTTTATAATGAGACTCGCAAACGCGAATCGCTTGATAACGTGAAACGTCTTGGTTTCTTCGACGAAGTGAACTTCAACTCGTCGACGCCGTCCGAGAACCAAGACCTAATGAATATCGACATTGTCGTCAAAGAACGAAACACGGGTTCGATTCAAGTCGGCGCTGGGTATTCGACTTACTCGAGCTTTATTTTCAACGGCCAGGTGAACCAGATCAATTTGATGGGACGCGGTCAGCGTTTAGGCGTATCGGTCGATATGTCCAGCAACCAATCGCTTTTCAATTTCAACTTCACCGAGCCCTACTTCTACGACACCGAGTGGTCGGTAGGTGTCGATGCTTACCAATCAAAGCGAACGACGACAGAATATGAAGAAACCAAGAAGGGCGGCGCACTTCGAGTCGGCTATCCGATCACTCGATTCTTGCGCACTTTCCTTCGCTATAAACTGGAATCAGCGGAAATCAATTTGGATAGCGATTTCGGCGATCCGATTTTGTTCCCAGTTCCGGTTCCAGGCGGCGACCCGAACCCGCAGGGTAACCCAAACGGTGTGACCTCATCGGCGACGCTAACTTTGGAATATGATAAGCGAAATGATCGCTATACCCCAACTAAAGGTGTCTACACATCCGTTTCGCTTGAGTACGCTGGTCTTGGTGGTGATCATCAATTCACCAAAGGTTTAGCGACGGGCCGTTTTTATGAAAAAATCTTCTGGGATGTTATTTTTAGGAACAATCTGACTTACGGGTTTATTCGTTCGAACGTTGATGGCCGGGAACCTCCATTTAACGAGTTATTCCTTCTCGGCGGCGCGAATTCCTTGCGTGGCTACAACTGGTTCTCGATTGCGAAACGCAAACGGTCGACCAAGGTTTATAACGATTTGATCGCTCGCGGATTCCCAGCTGAAACTGCTGAGATCCGAGCTTGGCGTCCCTTTGGCGGCAAAGAGCAGTTGTTCTATCAGGCCGAGTTCGAATTCCCGCTGATCACTGAAGCCGGCATCAAAGGTGTTGTGTTCTATGACATTGGTAACGCGGACGACGTCTTGGCTTTGTCAGAGTTCCGAAGTGACGTTGGATTTGGGTTCCGTTGGTTTTCGCCAATCGGCCCCTTGCGATTCGAATGGGGTTTCCCTCTTGAGCGCAGACCTGAGCTAGAGGAGCCGGCGGTGGTGTTCCAGTTCGCGATCGGATCGCCATTTTAA
- a CDS encoding OmpH family outer membrane protein, translated as MKNENLGTGAMGTMNFAKKALFSAAATSCALALALTISSQIIVSEAMAADAPKADAMAPAKIAIVDIEKAIKQTSAGQKMSKELQTEFEKKKTEFTKRDGDLRKMFEDLEKKKSLLTDEARQKKAMELQQEQMKFQKEVADSQTGIQKKEREMLEPIAKKMEEIIDRVAKDGGYTAILDRRAILWGSKAADLTEAVVKEFEKAKK; from the coding sequence ATGAAAAACGAAAATCTAGGAACTGGTGCGATGGGAACGATGAACTTTGCAAAAAAGGCGCTTTTCTCTGCGGCTGCGACTTCTTGTGCGTTGGCGCTTGCATTGACGATCAGTTCACAAATAATCGTGTCGGAAGCAATGGCAGCCGACGCACCGAAGGCAGACGCGATGGCTCCTGCGAAGATCGCGATTGTCGATATCGAAAAGGCGATCAAACAAACTTCTGCCGGACAAAAAATGTCTAAGGAACTTCAAACGGAGTTCGAAAAGAAGAAAACTGAATTCACAAAACGCGATGGCGATCTTCGCAAGATGTTCGAAGATCTTGAAAAAAAGAAATCACTTTTGACGGATGAAGCTCGTCAGAAAAAGGCGATGGAGCTTCAGCAAGAGCAGATGAAGTTTCAAAAGGAAGTTGCTGACAGCCAAACCGGAATTCAGAAAAAAGAACGCGAAATGCTAGAGCCGATCGCTAAAAAGATGGAAGAAATCATCGACCGAGTTGCGAAAGATGGCGGATACACAGCAATTCTTGATCGACGTGCGATTCTTTGGGGCTCGAAAGCGGCTGACCTAACAGAGGCGGTCGTAAAAGAGTTCGAAAAAGCGAAGAAGTAA